The Helianthus annuus cultivar XRQ/B chromosome 16, HanXRQr2.0-SUNRISE, whole genome shotgun sequence genome includes a window with the following:
- the LOC110864656 gene encoding uncharacterized protein LOC110864656, whose product MEQNVPVLAKKVWSLVRVVLFVLRKSNISKKRLLMEFNMMIKRGKIVRKALQHLMFHHHNNSTNHHSPPGEYEFSCGNSPSTNNHKFSLFSFHKKHHNNSSNQHGEDVDINVAVMKAMEMIHSETASPALPGFGRSPMVRQLRVTDSPFPLSSVDEDCHVDEAAEEFISRFYNDLRRQN is encoded by the coding sequence ATGGAACAAAATGTACCAGTCTTAGCCAAAAAGGTTTGGAGTTTGGTTCGTGTAGTGCTCTTCGTGCTACGAAAATCCAACATATCCAAGAAAAGATTGTTGATGGAGTTCAACATGATGATCAAGCGTGGCAAGATCGTCCGAAAGGCATTGCAACATCTCATGTTCCACCACCACAACAACTCCACCAACCATCACTCGCCACCTGGCGAATACGAGTTCAGCTGTGGCAACAGCCCTTCAACTAATAACCACAAGTTCTCCCTATTTTCATTCCATAAGAAGCACCATAATAATTCCAGCAATCAACATGGTGAGGATGTTGACATCAATGTAGCGGTGATGAAAGCCATGGAGATGATTCATAGTGAGACTGCTTCACCTGCACTGCCCGGGTTTGGGAGGAGTCCAATGGTTAGGCAACTGAGGGTGACGGACTCACCATTTCCGTTGAGTAGTGTGGATGAGGACTGCCACGTGGATGAAGCGGCTGAGGAGTTCATAAGCCGGTTTTATAACGACTTGCGCCGACAGAATTAA